A genomic window from Camelus ferus isolate YT-003-E chromosome 9, BCGSAC_Cfer_1.0, whole genome shotgun sequence includes:
- the ZNF544 gene encoding zinc finger protein 544, translating into MPHLRILNQTTFPEALLLCKGSPATMHSGELKTGEKPQHLESHQEEVTLLEALTQVIKGKGLPSENLCPLHNHFSRYEEMELRSQQIPTHGLTVTPVMFWPPVSFKDVAVTFTWEEWGQLDPAQRTLYRDVTLETCSHLVSLGLLLSKPDVICRLEQGEDPWRVQRGPPRDWKITLEKKEGVAVEECSHHMEVKHCVQTEGPWLVSFGAVQQWRDQPGQHQEDSLDQVLTSERLFAQRGCCKHDLRGSCLSLSLLPPTLPTGTHFHKLNSHVKQNSVFMNHQKDWADLKSCEDDQRARTFFQSIYLNKLANAETGNKKPYEHTVSSDLFDYGTSLCFLNRIFSAENVIDGKDCGNNVNHSMSLNGRKSVPFGESQNECDKCLAQAKIRDPGEAPFRCKEDCDAFHMASSFTGCDSIQTGKKPYACNQCGKTFRCCSKLVVHQRTHTGEKPYECSQCGKSFSQSYDLIIHQRTHTGEKPYECSQCGRSFTQSSKLLRHQRTHTGEKPCKCHDCGKSFRWNSNLIVHQRIHTGEKPYECAHCGRSFSQSSDFVAHKRTHTGEKPYECNQCGKSFIRSTQLIRHLRIHTGEKPYKCSQCDKAFTGSSHLIEHQRTHTGEKPFECNQCGKGFTGSSHLLSHRRIHSGEKPYECHNCGKAFRQRSQLVVHERTHTGEKPYECSHCGKAFTQRSPLTVHQRTHVGEKPYRCNVCVKAFSQRSRLIEHQRTHPGEKPYECIDCGKAFGDRSTLTKHERTHTGEKPYECDHCDKAFSQRCQLTRHQRIHTGEKPYECNECGKAFSYSTSLIQHEKTHGR; encoded by the exons ATGCCTCATCTCAGGATCCTGAACCAAACCACGTTTCCAGAGGCCCTTTTGCTGTGCAAG GGCAGCCCTGCAACCATGCACTCCGGTGAGCTCAAGACCGGAGAGAAACCCCAGCACCTGGAGAGCCACCAAGAGGAGGTGACACTGCTGGAAGCACTTACCCAGGTGATTAAAGGCAAAG GCCTGCCTTCTGAGAACCTCTGCCCTCTTCACAACCACTTCTCCAGGTATGAGGAAATGGAGCTGCGTTCTCAACAGATCCCAACCCAT GGCCTCACAGTAACACCGGTGATGTTTTGGCCACCTGTGAGCTTCAAGGATGTGGCTGTCACCTTCACATGGGAGGAGTGGGGACAGCTGGACCCAGCCCAGAGGACGCTGTACCGTGACGTGACTCTGGAGACCTGCAGCCACCTTGTTTCCCTGG GGCTTCTGCTCTCCAAACCAGACGTGATCTGCCGCCTGGAGCAAGGAGAAGACCCATGGAGGGTGCAGCGAGGACCTCCCCGAG aCTGGAAGATTACACTTGAAAAGAAAGAGGGTGTTGCTGTGGAAGAATGCTCCCACCACATGGAAGTGAAACACTGTGTGCAGACAGAGGGCCCCTGGCTGGTGTCATTTGGAGCTGTGCAGCAGTGGAGGGACCAGCCAGGGCAGCACCAGGAGGACTCCCTGGATCAAGTGCTCACCTCAGAAAGACTGTTTGCTCAAAGAGGGTGTTGTAAGCATGACCTCAGGGGAAGTTGTCTGAGTTTAAGCCTTCTACCTCCTACATTGCCCACAGGAACACATTTCCATAAGCTCAACTCACATGTGAAACAGAACTCGGTTTTCATGAATCATCAGAAAGACTGGGCTGATCTGAAGTCCTGTGAAGATGATCAGAGGGCTAGAACCTTCTTTCAGAGCATTTACTTAAATAAACTTGCAAATGctgaaacaggaaataaaaaaccttATGAACATACTGTCAGTAGTGACTTGTTCGACTATGGTACCTCCTTGTGTTTTCTTAATAGAATTTTTTCAGCAGAGAACGTGATTGATGGTAAGGACTGTGGAAACAATGTTAATCATAGCATGTCTCTGAATGGACGCAAGTCAGTGCCATTTGGAGAAAGTCAGAATGAGTGTGACAAGTGTCTTGCACAAGCTAAAATAAGAGATCCTGGAGAGGCGCCATTCAGATGCAAGGAGGACTGTGATGCCTTCCACATGGCCTCGTCTTTCACTGGCTGTGACAGCATCCAGACCGGAAAGAAGCCATATGCATGTAATCAGTGTGGAAAGACTTTCCGCTGTTGCTCTAAGCTTGTTGTACACCAGAGAACACATACTGGTGAAAAGCCCTATGAATGTTCTCAGTGTGGCAAGTCTTTCAGCCAGAGCTATGACCTTATCATACACCAGAGAACTCACACTGGCGAAAAGCCCTATGAGTGTAGCCAGTGTGGGAGATCCTTCACCCAGAGTTCCAAACTTCTTAGGCATCAGCGAACTCACACTGGAGAAAAACCATGTAAGTGTCATGACTGTGGAAAGTCTTTCAGGTGGAACTCTAACCTTATTGTACATCAAAGAATTCATACCGGAGAGAAGCCTTATGAGTGTGCTCACTGTGGAAGGTCCTTCAGCCAGAGCTCTGACTTTGTCGCACATAAAAGGactcacactggggagaaaccctatgaatgtaaccAGTGTGGGAAATCCTTCATTCGAAGCACTCAGCTTATTAGGCATCTGCGAattcacactggggagaagccgtATAAATGCAGTCAGTGTGATAAAGCCTTCACTGGGAGCTCTCACCTAATTGAACATCAGAGAACTCATACTGGAGAAAAACCTTTCGAATGTAATCAGTGTGGGAAAGGCTTCACTGGGAGCTCTCACCTGCTTTCACATCGGAGAATTCATTCTGGAGAGAAACCGTATGAGTGTCACAACTGTGGGAAAGCTTTTCGGCAGCGATCCCAGCTTGTTGTGCATGAGCGAacacacactggagagaaaccttatgaatgcaGTCATTGTGGGAAGGCTTTCACCCAGAGGTCTCCCCTCACTGTGCATCAGAGAACGCATGTTGGAGAGAAGCCCTATCGGTGTaacgtgtgtgttaaagccttcagCCAGAGGTCACGCCTTATTGAACACCAGAGAACACAtcctggagagaagccctatgaatGCATTGACTGTGGGAAAGCCTTCGGTGATCGATCGACTCTTACAAAACACGAGAGGACACACACTGGAGAAAAACCCTATGAATGTGATCATTGTGACAAGGCCTTCAGCCAGCGGTGCCAACTTACTCggcatcagagaattcatactggagagaagccatatgaatgtaatgaatgtgggaaggctttcagttacAGTACATCCCTTATTCAACATGAGAAGACCCATGGAAGATAA